A genomic region of Rhodospirillales bacterium contains the following coding sequences:
- a CDS encoding SprT-like domain-containing protein, with product MLGRSAVSRDDTPDTRLRPTNETYGRFQQVYELYNKRLFDDALPNCLITLQRRRRSYGYFCGDRFGREDGKTTDEIALNPSHFRDRPLTEVLATLAHEMVHLWQHHHGTPGRGRYHNREWADKMKVVGLQPTDTGEEGGKETGDSVHHLVVPDGSFERLTKSIIAKGFAIRWKERPRIAPAGAEEAAESATTAKEKKSGKRIRYLCSHDDCGQKAWAKHDANLICGDHMAAMVPSPSET from the coding sequence ATGCTTGGGAGGTCTGCCGTGTCAAGAGACGATACCCCGGATACCCGCCTGCGACCAACCAATGAGACCTATGGCCGATTCCAGCAGGTCTATGAGCTTTACAACAAGCGCCTGTTCGATGATGCGCTGCCGAACTGCCTGATTACGTTGCAGCGACGGCGCCGCAGTTACGGCTATTTTTGCGGCGACCGGTTTGGCCGGGAGGATGGCAAGACGACAGACGAGATCGCGCTCAATCCCTCGCATTTTCGCGATCGTCCCTTAACAGAAGTTCTCGCTACCCTCGCCCATGAGATGGTGCATTTATGGCAGCACCATCACGGCACGCCGGGCCGCGGCCGCTACCACAACCGCGAATGGGCCGACAAAATGAAGGTGGTCGGGCTGCAACCGACCGACACGGGCGAAGAAGGCGGCAAAGAGACCGGTGATAGCGTTCATCACCTGGTTGTGCCGGATGGTTCCTTCGAGCGTCTCACCAAATCGATCATCGCTAAAGGCTTTGCGATCCGCTGGAAGGAGCGGCCGCGGATTGCACCGGCAGGCGCGGAGGAGGCCGCTGAAAGTGCGACCACCGCAAAGGAAAAGAAGAGCGGCAAACGCATCCGTTATCTGTGCAGCCATGACGATTGCGGCCAGAAGGCCTGGGCCAAGCACGATGCGAATTTGATTTGCGGCGACCACATGGCCGCGATGGTTCCCTCCCCCTCCGAGACGTAA
- a CDS encoding DUF1566 domain-containing protein: MVTGIVLKAGHCEPPKSARQSSGSMSCSGLLRSLCSLAMTVVVMASSAPAYAACTNPAGTESQIIYHDDENVLQYCDGTNWQGMNRGVVTASSGCSNPARYEGAIVYNSDFNVVQLCSGNQWVALGKINAAAGSGGCSNPAGNEGEIVYNDDVNVMQYCDGSAWRPLYGGGKENGCTNIGDVCADGTVYAGLSGASTPMFVTRCDAGMSWGGASCTGTRLTLSWNNGNNAGYVLTGANTVDGKTNTATIVTFDSDTGVTGMQQHQAAQYCADLVANGYSDWFLPSMAELTTLYSNRVAIGGFDLVGNTYNWASTENADFRACAIKFTDGYAPCNQGENVKYYARTVRCARR, from the coding sequence ATGGTGACAGGAATAGTCTTAAAAGCCGGTCATTGCGAGCCGCCAAAGTCGGCGCGGCAATCCAGCGGCTCCATGTCTTGCTCTGGATTGCTTCGGTCGCTCTGCTCCCTCGCAATGACGGTGGTGGTGATGGCTTCTTCTGCGCCCGCCTATGCTGCCTGCACCAATCCCGCCGGGACCGAAAGCCAGATCATTTACCACGATGACGAAAACGTCCTGCAGTACTGCGACGGCACCAACTGGCAGGGCATGAACCGCGGCGTCGTGACCGCCAGCAGCGGCTGCTCGAACCCCGCGCGCTACGAAGGTGCGATTGTCTATAACTCCGACTTCAACGTCGTCCAGCTCTGCTCCGGCAACCAATGGGTCGCTCTCGGCAAGATCAACGCCGCGGCGGGCAGCGGCGGTTGCTCTAACCCCGCCGGGAATGAAGGCGAAATCGTCTACAACGACGATGTCAACGTCATGCAGTATTGCGACGGTTCTGCCTGGCGGCCGCTCTATGGCGGTGGTAAGGAAAATGGCTGCACCAACATCGGCGATGTCTGTGCCGATGGCACCGTCTACGCCGGGCTGTCCGGGGCGTCGACGCCGATGTTCGTTACCCGCTGCGATGCCGGGATGAGCTGGGGCGGCGCCAGCTGCACCGGAACGCGTTTAACCCTGTCGTGGAATAACGGCAACAATGCCGGGTACGTGCTTACTGGCGCGAATACCGTGGATGGTAAAACCAACACGGCAACAATCGTCACGTTCGACTCGGACACCGGCGTTACCGGGATGCAGCAACACCAGGCTGCGCAGTATTGCGCTGATCTGGTAGCCAATGGCTATAGCGACTGGTTTCTGCCATCAATGGCCGAGTTGACTACGCTCTATTCGAACCGGGTGGCGATCGGCGGATTTGATCTTGTTGGAAATACGTACAATTGGGCCTCAACAGAAAATGCTGATTTTAGAGCCTGCGCAATCAAATTCACTGATGGTTATGCACCGTGTAATCAGGGTGAGAACGTTAAATACTATGCACGAACCGTCCGCTGCGCCCGGAGATAG
- the prfB gene encoding peptide chain release factor 2 (programmed frameshift) produces the protein MKAETESMAGAIEESLSLLRRRLDWDQALSRMDELNALCEDPNLWSDQEKAQSLMKERTRLEQQIAEIRTIEHGLNDNVELIEMGEAEGDQEIVAEAELALAVLQKKTEKLQLESLLSGEADGNDAFLEVHAGSGGTEAQDWAEMLLRMYTRWAGQRGYKVLLLERSDGEEAGIKSATLKIEGERAYGWLKAENGVHRLVRISPFDSNARRHTSFASVAVSPVIDDSIDIEIDEKDLRIDTYRSSGAGGQHVNTTDSAVRITHQPSGIVVACQNERSQHQNRDQAMAMLRARLYEMELERREAEKLAAHGAKSDIGWGHQIRSYVLHPYQMVKDLRTNYEDTQAHNVLDGDLDGFLEASLAHGLGMGKEG, from the exons ATGAAGGCAGAAACAGAAAGCATGGCCGGGGCGATCGAAGAGTCCCTGTCTTTGCTGAGGAGGCGTCTT GACTGGGATCAGGCGCTCTCCCGGATGGACGAACTGAATGCTTTATGTGAGGATCCGAACTTGTGGTCGGATCAGGAAAAAGCCCAATCCCTGATGAAAGAACGCACGCGGCTGGAGCAGCAGATCGCGGAAATTCGGACGATCGAACACGGTTTGAACGATAATGTCGAGTTGATTGAGATGGGCGAGGCCGAAGGCGATCAGGAGATCGTTGCCGAGGCTGAGCTGGCGTTGGCTGTCCTCCAGAAAAAAACCGAAAAACTCCAACTGGAAAGCCTGTTGTCGGGGGAAGCCGATGGCAATGATGCCTTTTTGGAAGTGCATGCCGGGTCCGGCGGCACCGAGGCGCAGGACTGGGCCGAGATGTTGCTGCGGATGTACACGCGCTGGGCCGGGCAGCGGGGATATAAGGTTTTATTGCTGGAGCGGAGCGACGGTGAGGAAGCCGGGATTAAATCCGCAACCTTGAAAATAGAAGGCGAGCGCGCCTATGGTTGGTTGAAGGCGGAAAACGGCGTGCACCGGCTGGTGCGGATATCGCCTTTTGATTCAAATGCCCGCCGCCATACCAGTTTTGCTTCGGTCGCCGTGTCGCCGGTTATTGATGATTCCATTGATATCGAAATAGACGAAAAAGATTTGCGTATCGATACGTATCGTTCTAGCGGCGCGGGCGGCCAGCACGTTAACACAACGGACAGTGCCGTGCGTATTACCCACCAGCCGTCGGGCATTGTTGTTGCCTGTCAGAACGAACGATCCCAGCACCAAAACCGCGATCAGGCCATGGCCATGTTGCGGGCGCGATTGTACGAGATGGAGCTGGAGCGGCGCGAGGCGGAGAAACTGGCGGCGCATGGGGCCAAAAGCGATATTGGCTGGGGGCACCAGATTCGCTCTTACGTCCTGCATCCATACCAGATGGTCAAGGATCTGCGGACAAATTATGAAGACACGCAGGCGCATAACGTGCTGGACGGCGATCTGGACGGGTTTCTGGAGGCGTCGCTGGCGCATGGTCTGGGGATGGGAAAAGAGGGGTGA
- a CDS encoding tail fiber domain-containing protein translates to MKRILLAGAFLTLFVGAGPAFATAPGDACAPALDGKVRQDDGYILVCDGSNWQAVAHVNTLTKNGYIMFSSGGDAAAPLHVWGEAILGAQGLSCAGSTEGGLRYLSASDLWQYCDGASWADLASGSGSGIAVVTGEPAPTFTYMLDDLTDVNAGAPSGGECLTWSGTEWANGACGAALSTVTGQPAPTFNFVLDDLSDVDAAGPNNGDVMYYSAGASGWTIGALTTTASPAGADREIQFNSGGSLSADSNFVFTSAGFLGIGTATPASPLHLTSDSPDVIFNDTGTDNATSFYFQNDGVTQTSLNAYQGSSPYIHLKDNTATEVGFIVGRDTLRGDYRFSIAGNSTRKLMWRDFGAGWNAAKIEVFKNSGSNNKGTMLIQTAGHSIPQLFLDDAGAVGVGTLTPVTQLDVAGAVKVDYDAATCDGTIAGAIRYDSGAPSLDYCDGSVWQTIANGGSTGLWTDNGTHISYQSAHFLKAGETMTSAGFDGGMGSALVWNKDKSALRAGYVNGSQWNEANTGDYSVAFGYNNTVASWASLAVGEANVITGGVGGSGIAMGRMNTLTFGGSNATIAMGFSNSAVGDGSVALGNTNSVTNHSGYAIGRGNSADGNNMALGRYAKVTGNGSIAFGATNADPATDPVVSGADSIGFFLGDQSGVDVAQSNAFVIMGGKVGIGTTSPSVELNVIGDIEYTGMLNDVSDRRLKTDIVDLPAGQIEKLLALNGVTFKMKNDSEGRTEIGLIAQDVELVYPELVRESGSGVKSLNYTGLIAPIIEALREQQALIAAQTTRIDDLEAALSAQTTLNENLEARLLALEMRYGTGEATE, encoded by the coding sequence ATGAAACGGATTTTGCTGGCAGGCGCGTTTCTGACGCTGTTCGTTGGTGCGGGCCCGGCTTTCGCCACCGCGCCGGGCGATGCCTGTGCCCCCGCACTCGATGGCAAGGTCCGTCAGGATGATGGCTATATCCTGGTCTGTGATGGCTCTAACTGGCAGGCCGTCGCCCACGTCAATACTCTCACCAAGAACGGTTACATCATGTTCAGCTCCGGCGGCGATGCTGCCGCGCCGCTTCATGTCTGGGGCGAAGCTATTCTCGGTGCGCAGGGCCTGTCCTGCGCCGGGTCCACGGAGGGCGGCCTGCGGTATTTGAGCGCCTCTGACCTCTGGCAATACTGCGATGGGGCCAGCTGGGCGGACCTGGCGAGCGGCAGTGGGTCAGGAATCGCCGTCGTTACCGGTGAGCCTGCCCCGACCTTTACCTACATGCTTGATGACCTGACCGACGTGAATGCCGGTGCGCCTTCTGGCGGTGAATGCCTGACCTGGAGTGGTACAGAATGGGCCAATGGTGCCTGCGGCGCGGCCCTATCGACCGTGACCGGACAACCTGCGCCGACCTTCAATTTCGTCCTTGATGATTTGAGCGATGTCGATGCCGCCGGCCCGAACAACGGCGACGTCATGTATTACAGCGCCGGGGCGTCCGGATGGACCATTGGTGCCCTGACAACCACCGCCTCACCCGCCGGTGCGGACCGCGAAATCCAGTTCAACAGCGGCGGTTCGCTTTCTGCCGACAGCAATTTTGTATTCACGTCGGCCGGCTTTCTGGGTATCGGCACAGCAACACCTGCTTCCCCGCTTCATTTAACATCAGATTCGCCCGACGTGATTTTCAACGATACCGGGACGGACAACGCAACCAGCTTCTATTTTCAGAATGATGGCGTGACACAAACATCTCTAAACGCCTATCAAGGATCAAGCCCATATATCCATTTGAAGGACAACACAGCGACAGAGGTCGGTTTCATTGTAGGAAGAGATACTCTGCGCGGGGATTACCGGTTCAGCATTGCCGGAAACTCAACAAGAAAACTGATGTGGCGCGATTTTGGAGCGGGCTGGAATGCCGCAAAAATTGAGGTTTTTAAAAATTCAGGGTCTAACAACAAAGGCACAATGCTCATACAAACCGCGGGCCACTCAATCCCCCAGTTGTTCCTGGATGATGCAGGGGCAGTCGGTGTTGGAACATTAACGCCGGTGACTCAGCTCGACGTTGCCGGAGCGGTAAAGGTCGATTATGACGCGGCGACCTGTGACGGCACGATCGCCGGGGCGATTCGCTATGACAGCGGCGCGCCGTCCCTTGATTACTGCGACGGCTCCGTGTGGCAGACGATCGCCAATGGCGGCTCGACCGGCCTGTGGACCGACAACGGCACGCACATAAGTTATCAAAGCGCGCATTTCCTCAAAGCCGGGGAAACGATGACCAGCGCCGGGTTTGATGGCGGTATGGGTTCGGCGCTGGTTTGGAATAAAGACAAATCCGCGCTGCGTGCAGGGTACGTTAATGGATCACAATGGAATGAAGCTAATACCGGCGACTACAGTGTTGCGTTTGGCTATAACAATACTGTGGCATCTTGGGCGTCGCTTGCGGTTGGTGAGGCCAATGTGATCACAGGTGGCGTGGGTGGCAGCGGAATCGCTATGGGGCGTATGAACACTCTTACCTTTGGCGGATCAAATGCAACTATCGCCATGGGGTTCAGCAATTCCGCAGTAGGAGATGGCAGTGTCGCATTAGGCAATACTAATTCTGTTACCAACCATAGCGGCTATGCGATTGGGCGCGGCAACAGCGCAGATGGTAATAACATGGCGTTGGGACGCTACGCAAAAGTTACAGGTAATGGCTCCATCGCCTTCGGGGCGACCAACGCCGATCCCGCGACCGACCCCGTTGTTTCCGGCGCCGATTCGATCGGCTTTTTCCTCGGCGACCAGAGCGGTGTCGATGTTGCCCAGTCCAACGCCTTTGTCATTATGGGCGGAAAGGTTGGAATTGGCACGACCAGCCCAAGTGTTGAGCTCAACGTGATCGGTGACATTGAATACACCGGTATGCTCAACGATGTGTCCGACCGTCGCCTGAAAACCGATATTGTCGATTTGCCCGCAGGTCAGATCGAAAAACTCCTCGCCCTGAACGGCGTGACCTTCAAGATGAAGAATGACAGCGAAGGCCGAACGGAAATCGGTTTGATCGCGCAGGATGTCGAGCTCGTCTATCCCGAACTGGTGCGCGAGAGCGGCAGCGGCGTCAAATCCCTGAACTATACGGGCCTTATCGCGCCCATCATCGAGGCGCTGCGCGAGCAGCAAGCACTGATCGCCGCGCAGACCACGCGCATCGATGATCTGGAAGCGGCGCTTTCGGCGCAGACGACCTTGAATGAAAACCTCGAAGCCCGATTGCTGGCGCTGGAAATGCGCTATGGCACCGGCGAAGCGACGGAGTAA
- a CDS encoding DJ-1/PfpI family protein has product MNNNKSLSGTKIALLLANGFYEPDVTAAQRALLESGATLHIISPDQGLVNGWTGESWGHHFMVDQSLSTALGADYDMLVLPGGQRSMDKLMLTAHTKRFITSFMNADKPVAVFGEAADLLVRTDNAKGRKISGPVALFDMMIQAGVEWQDETPCFDGALMSGDVSDDNRAAFITAMMDFFVSHGQQGDDKAEKAA; this is encoded by the coding sequence ATGAATAACAACAAATCTCTATCGGGTACAAAGATCGCTCTTTTGCTGGCTAACGGTTTTTACGAGCCGGATGTAACGGCGGCGCAGCGGGCGTTGCTGGAATCCGGGGCAACCCTTCATATCATCAGCCCGGATCAGGGGCTGGTTAATGGCTGGACCGGCGAGAGCTGGGGCCATCATTTCATGGTCGACCAGTCGCTTTCGACGGCGCTGGGCGCCGACTACGACATGCTGGTGCTGCCGGGCGGGCAGCGGAGCATGGACAAATTGATGCTGACGGCTCACACCAAGCGGTTTATTACGAGCTTTATGAACGCGGACAAGCCGGTGGCTGTGTTTGGCGAAGCGGCGGATTTGCTGGTTCGGACCGATAATGCCAAAGGTCGCAAGATTTCCGGGCCGGTGGCCTTGTTCGATATGATGATCCAGGCGGGCGTCGAGTGGCAAGACGAAACGCCCTGTTTTGACGGCGCTTTGATGAGCGGCGATGTGAGTGATGACAATCGTGCCGCCTTTATTACGGCGATGATGGATTTCTTTGTCAGCCATGGGCAACAAGGGGATGACAAGGCCGAAAAAGCGGCCTAA
- a CDS encoding site-specific integrase: MRSVPKAVSEWLDICEKVGRDGREKVEPATLEEYRHRGRIISEYAWPKSLQEIEPVDIVHFRSWLLENKSRDLARRTLSSLHSVLIEMKHQGHIKDDPAAGITVKTGRYEEEESEVEIPSDKEMRDIFGAADVLAAKNEQLEKSWARYRPMIYLAGFSGMRPSEYRGLAWPHVQTDHVTVKQRADKNGIIGPVKSRAGRRTIYLPQLVLDMLADWKHYSGGADDALVFPTSTGKPQLLGRFRRSAWVPLLREADLMVKEVKGGREVERPKYTMYSLRHYYASKLIEKGKDLKFIQETMGHSRIEVTLNVYGHLLKDREEARKQTAEELVSEILMN; the protein is encoded by the coding sequence ATTCGCTCAGTCCCGAAGGCGGTTTCTGAATGGCTCGATATCTGCGAAAAAGTCGGCCGTGATGGCCGCGAAAAGGTTGAGCCCGCGACGCTCGAAGAGTATCGCCATCGTGGCCGAATTATCTCCGAATACGCTTGGCCGAAGTCTCTGCAGGAAATCGAGCCTGTCGATATTGTGCATTTTCGTAGCTGGCTTCTGGAGAACAAGAGCCGTGATCTGGCTAGGCGCACGCTGTCGTCGCTGCACTCAGTATTGATCGAAATGAAGCATCAGGGCCACATCAAGGACGATCCTGCCGCCGGGATAACGGTGAAGACCGGGCGGTATGAGGAAGAGGAAAGCGAAGTCGAAATCCCTTCCGACAAGGAAATGCGCGATATCTTCGGCGCTGCCGATGTGCTTGCCGCAAAAAACGAACAGCTGGAGAAAAGCTGGGCACGCTACCGCCCCATGATTTATCTGGCCGGATTTTCCGGCATGCGACCGTCCGAGTACCGCGGCCTTGCGTGGCCTCATGTTCAGACGGACCACGTAACGGTTAAGCAGCGGGCTGACAAGAACGGAATCATCGGACCCGTGAAATCGCGGGCGGGACGCCGGACCATATATCTTCCGCAACTCGTTCTCGACATGCTCGCTGACTGGAAGCATTACAGCGGAGGCGCCGATGATGCGTTGGTGTTTCCTACCTCTACAGGGAAGCCACAGCTGCTGGGACGGTTCCGTCGAAGCGCCTGGGTGCCGCTGCTGAGAGAGGCAGACCTGATGGTGAAGGAAGTCAAAGGGGGCAGGGAGGTTGAGCGCCCCAAATACACGATGTATTCGCTCCGACATTACTACGCGTCAAAGCTGATCGAGAAAGGCAAAGACCTTAAGTTCATTCAGGAGACGATGGGGCACTCCCGAATCGAGGTCACGCTGAACGTTTATGGTCACCTTCTGAAGGATCGCGAAGAGGCGAGGAAGCAGACAGCGGAAGAGTTAGTTTCCGAAATACTGATGAATTGA